Proteins encoded by one window of uncultured Bacteroides sp.:
- a CDS encoding fasciclin domain-containing protein, whose translation MKKIFIILLFICPLFISCNDTWDDYFYSDKGLVVDESSKTLTEFFQENPEYSQFYGQLKSTELDKELTKDQKLTLWVANNEAMTVSGIKSNDILRMKYHMNYLPFIHSDLKNGLRIRSLNGIYLQISQTGEDLYVNNAKIVKTYVLKNGVIHVIDRLLKSKVNMYDYLRELGDDYSIIRDSIFAQNVRVFDKANSIPTGVDKTGNTLYDSVFYVYNPLFEKAKFNSEFSQFTVLLPSNDVVKKCFEKLNTQYRLMGKEVTKADTILAMKWLKEAAFYNGVITDFSNKDTKSAFDRVWRDPIQKIDEINSVELSNGRLYYVTDLKIPNNVILGRVKSLVEYWQYLSEDQKDWYQFKGVIKKTDGSDNISILTDAATPKPTVLPNYLVLSMTGDPASTQEFSVSFPPLDKYVEGTKTLVRKMQVPPGEYNLYMGFRSSLHPYVNVYFANDDPSGNYIYNKVGENIQASLSSPWNFDRVNETEAELKKGGTAKWDGLGGLVGVVNVSGDSMTSFRIKVVFSKLASAGNPKKMGLYHWALKPTANNY comes from the coding sequence ATGAAAAAGATATTTATTATATTATTATTTATTTGTCCACTTTTTATTTCGTGTAATGATACATGGGATGATTATTTCTATAGTGATAAGGGCTTAGTCGTGGATGAAAGTTCTAAGACTTTAACCGAATTCTTTCAGGAAAATCCAGAGTATTCTCAATTCTATGGTCAGTTGAAGAGCACAGAATTAGATAAAGAATTGACAAAAGATCAAAAGTTAACTTTGTGGGTTGCTAATAATGAAGCCATGACTGTATCTGGTATTAAGTCCAATGATATATTGAGAATGAAATATCATATGAACTATTTGCCATTTATTCACTCTGATTTAAAGAATGGACTTCGTATTCGCTCTTTGAATGGAATATATCTTCAGATATCTCAGACTGGAGAGGATCTGTATGTGAACAATGCAAAGATAGTTAAAACTTATGTTCTTAAGAACGGAGTAATACATGTTATAGACAGGCTGTTAAAATCAAAGGTTAATATGTATGATTATCTCCGAGAATTGGGTGATGATTATTCTATAATACGTGACTCTATTTTTGCACAAAATGTGAGGGTGTTTGATAAAGCTAATTCTATTCCTACAGGTGTTGATAAAACGGGTAATACTTTATATGATTCTGTTTTTTATGTATATAACCCTTTATTTGAAAAAGCAAAGTTTAATTCTGAATTCTCTCAATTTACAGTTCTGCTTCCTAGTAATGATGTTGTAAAGAAATGTTTTGAGAAGCTAAATACTCAGTATAGGTTAATGGGAAAGGAAGTCACTAAAGCGGATACGATTTTAGCTATGAAGTGGCTCAAAGAGGCTGCTTTTTATAATGGCGTTATTACCGATTTTAGTAATAAAGACACTAAGTCCGCTTTTGATCGTGTTTGGCGAGATCCTATTCAGAAAATAGATGAAATAAACTCTGTAGAATTAAGCAATGGAAGACTGTATTATGTTACAGACCTAAAGATTCCAAATAATGTTATTCTTGGTCGTGTTAAATCATTGGTTGAATATTGGCAATATTTATCCGAAGATCAAAAAGACTGGTATCAATTTAAAGGTGTTATAAAGAAAACGGATGGATCAGATAATATCTCTATATTAACTGATGCTGCAACTCCCAAACCTACAGTTCTTCCTAATTATCTAGTTCTGAGTATGACTGGGGATCCAGCTTCTACGCAAGAATTTTCAGTAAGCTTCCCTCCATTGGATAAATATGTAGAAGGAACAAAAACTTTAGTTCGTAAAATGCAAGTTCCTCCAGGAGAATATAATTTGTATATGGGATTTCGTAGCTCTTTACATCCATATGTTAATGTGTATTTTGCTAATGATGATCCGTCGGGAAATTATATTTATAATAAAGTTGGTGAGAATATACAAGCTAGTTTGTCGTCGCCTTGGAATTTTGACCGTGTAAATGAAACAGAAGCTGAGTTAAAAAAAGGAGGAACAGCAAAGTGGGATGGCTTAGGCGGTTTAGTTGGTGTTGTAAATGTTAGTGGAGACTCAATGACCTCATTTAGAATAAAGGTTGTATTTAGTAAACTAGCATCTGCAGGAAATCCTAAGAAAATGGGCCTATATCATTGGGCTTTGAAGCCAACAGCTAATAATTATTAA